In Lycium ferocissimum isolate CSIRO_LF1 chromosome 7, AGI_CSIRO_Lferr_CH_V1, whole genome shotgun sequence, the sequence TTGTATGGTGAATAAAAGCTATATTCTTCTGATAAATGCAGTAACATGcgtacaagaaaaaaaaaccaatcTTTGAGTTCAGTTTGCTGGTAGGTGGTAGCTAGTTATCATAATATGTGAAACAACAAAAGTAGTCCTTCAATATTATTACACATAATACTCGAATAGCATCAGAAAAATATAGTTACATATAATACTGCCAGTATTTTCTTAAACTGACATAGTCACTTAAAAAACCACATAATAGAATTTAAGCAGCAACATGTACAGCTTTCTATTGTAAGCAGAGTAGCATACTAGCCCTCATTTATTCACATATTCTTCCTTCCTGGAAAATGTACTTCACTAATCCGGGAATATGAATCTCCTTGAAGTAATTTTCCCACTGAATGGTTCTTGGATCAAAGTTGAATGTATCATCTGCATTAATTTCTCTTGTTGCCATTCGCAACATTTCAGCATTGGCATCATCGAAACTGGTAAAACCAGCATGAATGGTGTTAGAATATCAATTTGGAACAGTTTTAAGTTTGAGTAACTAGTTTCCAGAAGTATATCAAACATGAACAAGTTACGGATGCTAGTTCAAACATCAGAGGGGTCTAAAACAAAATGAATATAGAATTAAGATGAAGAAAGGAAGGGACATCAAATAACAAATTCACATTCCTTTGAAGAGTGCGTAAGGTTTGTGGAGTTCAGCTAGTCGAATAGCGTGATTGATACTTCTttctaatgtttttttttttttgaaactggtaactagTCTTCTTTCTAATGTTGGGCACACAGTTTGCAAATATTGGAAAAGTATCAAGTTTGCCAACTTTAATATCTGAAACATGTTAAAACTATAAACTTAGCCAGTGGTAGGCCATCAATGCTGAAGagcataacaacattcataaacaCTTGTAGACTTTTATATACATCTCTCTTGTATACCGAGGTCTTTCCCCCTTTTAAttagttcatatatatatatatatatatatgagtgttCTAGTTTATACGAACTGATTTTCTGCCAAGGAGGGTTTTAGTCTAACTGGTTAGTTGTTAGCAAACCTTTATATTCCGTGTATCCGTAGTTTCGAataaatatatctttaagcacaTATACTCCAAGTTAGTCACTGTCCTACTTTATGGCCAACTGAAGCCAAAAACGCGTCAATTTTACTGTTTATTTAAGAAGACATCActatgaaaactaacctttagTATTGGCATGTCGCGGATTGCTATGTATTTGTGAAGGCTAGCCATGCTATCCAGTAAATGAAATTTCTTCACTTTGACTGGCTTTCCTCTTTCGTCAATCcatggatttttcttgaagtaaTCAACGACAAATTGTACGACATCACCAAGTTTTAGTTGATTCCTCCTAGAGGAGCTAATATGGTAAACAGCTGTATGGGAAGATGGAACTCGATGGGTTACCTTAGCCTCGGTGACTGAGTTGACAACCATATCGGCTGGAATCTTGGCAAAATTGCAAGATCGCATTTAGGAATTAGTGTAAATACTTAGGAACTCGAAGTTTAGATGAACTAATTAAGGCCAACTGATGCAAACTTGCGCATTAATACATAAGGTATacactatacacatgactcaCATACCACATCCATTATTGATTCTCTGTCACCGACTATAACATTCTGTTTTCCTTTGCCATAGCCAACAATGAAGGTGTCCACGGTTCTGTCGGAAGGAAGAAACAGATTGGTTTACTAAGAATTGTTCTTCTTTTGTATGTGTCCATAAGTGGTATGTAATTATTACCTCGATTCTTCAATCCATCCAGGGAATGGCTCCTTGTAGGTGCTTAATATAATTGTTGGCCGGAGGATTGTGATTTGGAGATCCTCCTTGAGGTGTCCCAAAAGCATCTCTCCCATTGCTTTTGTGAATGTGTATGTGTTTGGCCATCCATGTAGCCTTGCCCTGAAGAATCATAATTATATTGGTGCAAATATGATAGATATTTGTATCACTGAGCGAGACTGATTTAATGAACCGCTTACCTCTCAATACCTAAAATTCTCATAGCTAAAGTAACTTCTTTTTCGGTGGCATTCCTACATTGAAGGTCCTTCAGTGTCTCCTCTACCAGCTTTTTCTCCACGCCAATGTCTAAGCGAGAGCTTCCATTAAGCGTCTCGCCATAGTTCAATGGCTTTTCTAGTATCAATCCTTCCCTTTCGCCACAAACACAGGCTGAAAAGAACCAGTATTTATGCTAGAGTTAATACACCAAAGAAGTTACATGATAATGAACTTTGGTTAAGCACATATATGACGGAGCTGACCTGTGCTTACATGGAGAAGCATCTTTAGTTTTGTACACTGCTTGGAAAATTTGACAACATTTATGGCACCCAGTGTATTGATCCTTATTGCAGTATCATAGCTGCAAAAAGCGCGCTGATCAGTAAattaaacttttttatttttacttaatGTTTAGAATGTTACTACTAGTATTCTATACCTTTCATCAAATCTAGTTGTTGCAGCAGAGTTTACAATTATGTCTATTTCTCTGCACATCTCATCTTTCAGCTCAGAATTTATCCCCAAACTATCACCATCACAAGCTATATCACCAGCAACTGGGAAAACCTTTTCTTCTATAAAGCCATGTAGGTCTGGGCCCAACTTCTCCCTTAGAACTCTGAACAAATCCGTCTTTATAACCTGCAGTTAAAACATATCGTTTAACCGATATAATCTTGAATTCTCATTATGTGGTTTGCGTGACTATGGACTGGAGTTGTATTCTAATGTGGTGACTATTATTTCTACTGCTACTATATACGATCATATAGTAGTTTGATAGTACCTCGTTGTTGAAACGCTCTTTAGCTGAATTTGAATCTGGAGCTCTAATTAACAAGTAGAGCTTCTTGACATGTGGCTGGAGTCGGAGTATCTTCTAGGTGAGAACTACATTAATATATAACAAAAGCACTAGTAATATCATCTATGTATGCATCTCCTGAAAAAAACACTCTTAGTTCAACCTAAagtaaagagaaagagagagagtggATGTGCTCTTTGCTAGGTAACCCGTTGCACCAGTGATGAAAATGGTCTTGCCCTCAAGAAACTGGTTAATGCAGCACAATTCCATTGATGGAGAATGTTCACGGGAGTGAGCTAGAGCCTAGAGGTGAAGGAAACTCATGGGGGTTAAATTCATGCTGTAGATCGTTCTACATAAGATATTATCAGGGAAGAAGTACTGGAAAACTATGTATTGCAGGAAAAATATACTGGAAAACTAAGCATTGCATTTGCACATATACAAAATCACCTGGATTTTAAGTTAGATACCTTGGATTCAACCAGAAAGGAATGCAACCTATTTGTGCTGTAACAATTGTAGTCCTGTCCAAATATTTACAGTGAATTACCAAAATCTGTCTTGAGATGGGCTGCTATTTACAAACAGTGTACTAGTTTTAATTAGTTGCGGCTCAGTGAAGATGCTTATTAAAACAATTCAAAGATACTTTTATAAGGCGTGCTATTGTCCATTTTGGACCAAGTTCATACAGTTCTACCGAGAAAAGTCTCACATTCATGGGCTAATTTAGAGATTAATTGAGCGCTACCTGCATTTTTCAAGATGGAAATTTAttgattaattatttttgttataatCAATTTCTTCTAGAGTAGAACTAattgttttccattttttttttttattttttttttatctttcttgAGACATTGATAatcttaagtaagattttataaaaaaattaattttgaaaaaaatcttATAGTTGAGGTTACTGCCAAAATTTGTAAACATTATTCTATAAGTAATATAAGTATTTAGAGAAGAATTTAATCTAGTTGCCTGATTGGGCACATTAATTAAAGtattaatatattttacttatacaatttcttttaaaacttttaattCCATTAAAGAAGCCTAAAA encodes:
- the LOC132062159 gene encoding fatty acyl-CoA reductase 1-like, with amino-acid sequence MRSCNFAKIPADMVVNSVTEAKVTHRVPSSHTAVYHISSSRRNQLKLGDVVQFVVDYFKKNPWIDERGKPVKVKKFHLLDSMASLHKYIAIRDMPILKTPLIFDDANAEMLRMATREINADDTFNFDPRTIQWENYFKEIHIPGLVKYIFQEGRICE